The following proteins come from a genomic window of Sulfitobacter indolifex:
- the tuf gene encoding elongation factor Tu — translation MAKAKFERNKPHVNIGTIGHVDHGKTTLTAAITKYFGDFQAYDQIDGAPEEKARGITISTAHVEYETEARHYAHVDCPGHADYVKNMITGAAQMDGAILVVNAADGPMPQTREHILLGRQVGIPTMVVYMNKVDQVDDEELLELVEMEIRELLSSYEYPGDDIPVVPGSALAAMEGRDEEIGENSIRKLMEAVDTWIPTPERAVDQPFLMPVEDVFSISGRGTVVTGRVERGVINVGDEIEIVGIRDTKKTTCTGVEMFRKLLDRGEAGDNIGALLRGVERDGVERGQVLCKPGSVNPHTKFEAEAYILTKEEGGRHTPFFANYRPQFYFRTTDVTGTVQLAEGTEMVMPGDNVSFGVELIAPIAMENGLRFAIREGGRTVGAGVVSKITE, via the coding sequence GAACGTAACAAGCCACACGTCAACATCGGCACAATCGGCCACGTTGACCACGGTAAAACCACGCTGACCGCGGCGATCACCAAATACTTCGGTGACTTCCAAGCGTATGACCAGATCGACGGCGCGCCCGAAGAAAAGGCACGTGGCATCACCATCTCGACCGCACACGTTGAGTATGAAACCGAAGCACGTCACTACGCACACGTCGACTGCCCCGGCCACGCTGACTATGTGAAAAACATGATCACCGGTGCCGCTCAGATGGACGGCGCGATCTTGGTTGTGAACGCCGCCGACGGCCCAATGCCCCAGACGCGTGAGCACATCCTGCTCGGCCGTCAGGTTGGCATCCCGACGATGGTTGTCTACATGAACAAAGTTGACCAGGTCGACGACGAAGAGCTGCTTGAGCTGGTTGAGATGGAAATCCGCGAGCTGCTGTCTTCCTATGAGTACCCCGGCGACGACATCCCCGTTGTGCCCGGCTCCGCTCTGGCAGCCATGGAAGGCCGCGACGAAGAGATCGGCGAGAACTCCATCCGCAAGCTGATGGAAGCCGTCGACACATGGATCCCGACACCTGAGCGTGCCGTTGACCAGCCGTTCCTGATGCCCGTCGAAGACGTGTTCTCGATCTCTGGCCGTGGTACCGTTGTGACGGGCCGTGTTGAGCGTGGCGTGATCAACGTTGGCGACGAAATCGAAATCGTCGGCATCCGCGACACCAAGAAAACCACCTGTACAGGTGTGGAAATGTTCCGCAAGCTGCTGGACCGTGGTGAAGCTGGCGACAACATCGGCGCGCTGCTGCGTGGCGTTGAGCGTGACGGCGTTGAGCGCGGTCAGGTTCTCTGCAAGCCCGGTTCCGTGAACCCGCACACCAAGTTCGAAGCCGAAGCCTACATCCTCACCAAAGAGGAAGGTGGCCGTCACACGCCGTTCTTCGCGAACTACCGTCCGCAGTTCTACTTCCGTACAACTGACGTGACCGGCACCGTTCAGCTGGCAGAAGGCACCGAGATGGTTATGCCCGGCGACAACGTGTCTTTCGGCGTTGAGCTGATCGCACCGATCGCCATGGAAAACGGTCTGCG